One genomic window of Caenorhabditis elegans chromosome I includes the following:
- the C48B6.9 gene encoding uncharacterized protein (Confirmed by transcript evidence): MVTSSTPRRGFHIPTTLNHESLMAQNSPISMRYSVSCGGGKGIGTTGTYSGAGGQVSDSHPSVLDLNSENRVMDRKTVHWNMLLLLFMSVCSALFTVVALQFHFSNAERFLRTAKSPASAYRGVIDVIRDVIASFDVAIVILSILAFFVSALQLLFLMKIVKQTQQPDDIDVALRYIKSTSFLRIVAFSFWFASIIVFVIVLMLTVSIDPSRSLASKCVSITLGSSAVFLATCFAVKTLYFWANHSCGHVYREDCYNYLSTLV; the protein is encoded by the exons ACCGACCACATTAAATCACGAATCCCTTatg gctCAAAACTCGCCAATATCGATGAGATATTCAGTATCATGTGGTGGTGGGAAGGGAATTGGAACTACTGGAACATATAGCGGAGCTGGGGGACAAGTTAGCGATAGTCACCCATCAGTTCTCGATTTGAACAGCGAAAACCGAGTAATGGACCGAAAAACG GTTCACTGGAATATGCTTCTCCTCCTCTTCATGTCAGTTTGCTCGGCATTATTCACCGTTGTTGCTCTACAATTCCACTTTTCAAATGCCGAACGATTTCTTCGCACCGCAAAATCACCGGCATCGGCATATCGAGGAGTAATCGATGTCATTCGGGATGTCATCGCCTCATTCGACGTGGCAATCGTGATTCTGTCGATTCTGGCATTCTTTGTGTCTGCTCTTCAATTACTATTCCTGATGAAGATAGTAAAACAGACACAACAACCGGATGATATTGATGT GGCACTTCGATACATCAAATCAACCAGCTTTTTAAGAATTGTGGCATTCTCGTTTTGGTTCGCATCAATAATAGTCTTCGTGATCG tgcTAATGCTCACAGTCTCAATTGACCCATCGCGAAGTTTGGCCTCAAAATGTGTATCGATTACTTTAGGATCTTCCGCCGTCTTTCTTGCCACTTGCTTCGCCGTGAAAACCCTCTATTTCTGGGCAAATCATTCTTGTGGGCACGTCTACCGCGAGGATTGTTACAATTACCTAAGCACACTGGTCTGa